A DNA window from Propionispora vibrioides contains the following coding sequences:
- a CDS encoding TetR/AcrR family transcriptional regulator, translating into MTEKDTQAKLIESATSLFAQRGYAAVSIRELADAAQVNSALISYHFGSKEGLYLAVLENQFRPITGLLQQAAQTTMSPEERIVYYAKGVYDIHKSRPFLIRFLHSELTNPTTGLDSVVKRYIGQIYPFLYQAFAEGVASRQFNAALNPGYAVLSLVGIMNFYFIAKPIAREFLTVDNEHDKNYLLQAVQIYLHGIKDNNYNS; encoded by the coding sequence AAAGGGGTTATGCTGCCGTATCCATCCGGGAGCTGGCTGATGCCGCCCAGGTAAACAGTGCGCTCATATCCTATCATTTCGGCAGTAAGGAAGGCTTGTACCTGGCGGTCTTGGAAAATCAGTTCCGGCCGATTACCGGTCTGCTGCAACAGGCTGCTCAAACAACGATGAGCCCGGAAGAGCGGATTGTGTACTACGCCAAGGGCGTGTATGATATACACAAAAGCAGGCCTTTTCTGATCCGCTTTTTACACAGTGAACTGACAAACCCCACAACCGGTCTGGACAGTGTCGTAAAGCGCTATATTGGACAAATTTACCCCTTTTTATATCAAGCCTTTGCCGAAGGAGTGGCGTCCCGCCAGTTTAATGCGGCGCTGAATCCAGGTTATGCCGTACTGTCATTGGTGGGAATTATGAATTTCTACTTTATTGCTAAACCGATAGCCCGGGAGTTTTTGACGGTTGATAATGAGCATGATAAGAATTACCTGCTGCAGGCTGTGCAAATCTATTTACATGGCATCAAGGATAACAATTATAATTCCTGA